The Mangrovibacterium diazotrophicum DNA window GTTACTCATAACGAAACTTGGGTGGCCGGTTGCACATCCCAGGTTCACCAAACGACCTTCGGCCAGCAGGTAAATTGAACGACCATCTTCGTATGTGTATTTGTCAACCTGTGGTTTGATGTTTGTTTTCACGATACCAGCCCAACGCTCCAAACGTGAAACCTGAATCTCGTTGTCGAAGTGACCAATGTTACAAACAATGGCCTGGTCTTTCATCGCGGCCATATGCTCAGCTGTAATGATATCTTTGTTTCCGGTTGTCGTTACGTAGATGTTTCCTTCAGCCAGCGCATCTTCCATAGTTTTCACTTCGAAACCTTCCATAGCAGCTTGCAGCGCGCAAATCGGGTCAATCTCGGTTACAATCACACGGGCACCGTAACCACGCATGGAACGGGCACAACCTTTACCAACGTCACCGTAACCTGCAACAACAACTACTTTACCGGCAATCATTACATCGGTGGCACGCTTAATACCATCAGCCAGCGATTCGCGGCAACCATACAAGTTATCGAATTTTGATTTTGTTACCGAGTCGTTCACATTGATGGCGGGGAAAAGCAATTTTCCTTCTTCCATCATTTGGTACAAACGGTGAACACCTGTTGTTGTTTCCTCGCTCACACCACGAATTTCTTTCGCAGCTTCAGTCCAACGAGTTGGTGTTTCGGCCAAAATGCGTTTCAGTGCTTTATTCAGTTGAATTTCGTCTTCTGCTTCAACGGCAACATCCAAAATTGAAGGATCTTTTTCTGCATCAACTCCGCGGTGGATCATGATGGTTGCATCACCTCCGTCGTCAACAATCAAGTTTGGACCAAGGCCGTTGCCAAAATCCAGGGCTTTTTCAGTACACCACCAGTACTCGGCCAATGTTTCGCCTTTCCAGGCAAAAACAGGCACGCCGGCAGCAGCAATCGCAGCAGCAGCATGATCCTGCGTACTAAAAATGTTACAGCTGGCCCAACGCACTTCAGCACCCAACTCAACCAATGTTTCAATCAACACCGCTGTTTGAATGGTCATGTGCAAAGAGCCCATCACGCGGGCACCTTTCAACGGTTTTTCCGTTGAATATTTTTTACGGATCGACATCAATCCGGGCATTTCTTTCTCAGCAATCTCAATTTCCTTGCGGCCAAAATCGGCCAACGAAATATCAGCTACTTTGTAATCCAATCGTGTTTCTGTTACTGTCGTCATTCTCAATTAATTTTGGACTGCAAAGATAATTTTTTCACCTGAATTGACCAGTGATTTTTTTATCGGAATGGATATTCTTTGCTTTGGGTAAGTTTACTGCTGACTATCAGCGAGTGTTTGAACCACAACTTGCTTGTCTTCTTCCAGTTGTGCGCGAAGTTCATCAATCGACGAGAATTTCTTTTCTTCCCGGATCCGCGCCACAAATTCCAGTTCAATCTCTTTGTAATACAGATCGCCCTCGAAACCGATGATGTGCACTTCAATACTACGATGATCGGCATTGTGGTTCACAGTCGGACGAATGCCGATATTGAGCATCCCCTGGTGTTTTACGGCCCCAACATTCACATAAACGGCATAAACGCCAAAGCCCGGAATTAATTTATTGGGATCAGACGCTTCGATATTGGCCGTTGGAAACTGAATCTTCCGCCCCAGCTTTTGGCCTTCAACCACATGCCCATGCAGCGTGTAGGGATAGCCCAAATATTTATTGGCGCGCTTCACATTTCCTTCCTGCAACGCATCGCGAATCTTCGTTGAACTGATGTTAACATCGTCCATCAACAAAACATCCAGCTTTTCAAGTTGAAAATTGAACTCCTGCGACAGCCCCTGCAACATTTCGTAACTTCCTTCGCGGTTCTTACCAAACTTGTGATCGTAGCCCACCACCAGTGTTTTTATTTTGAGTTTCTCGACCAAAACCTGGCGCACAAATTCAGAATAACTCAGCTGTGAAAATTCTTTTGTAAACGGGAAAATGATCAGGTGATCGATACCTGCCCGCTCAAACAACCGGATTTTTTCATGCAGTGTTGTCAAAAGCCGAAGATTCCTTTCATCGGGGAACAACACCAACCGAGGATGCGGGTAAAACGTAAAAATAACGCTCTCCCCGTTATTCTGCTTCGCGATCTCTTTTAACCGGTTGATGATTTTGAAATGCCCCAGGTGAACACCATCAAACGAGCCGATGGTGAGGATCGGGTTTTCAACGTGGAAATCATTTATATCTCGGTAAATCTTCATGCTGCTTGTTCTCTCAGGCAGGCCAAAATTACATTTTTTGCTTTGAACATACCTAATGGTATAACAAATTCATGTTTCAAAAGATTGAATCTTCATACCCGATTGATGTTGAAATTATTATTTTTACCGCTCGAATAAAATAAACTTCTGATCAGTGAGAAAATTTGGTATTCTTCTATTAGTGCTGGCAACAGCGATTGTTGCTTGTAATGATGCGTCTCAGTACAAAATTCAAGGAAAAATCAGCAATGCTGATGGTAACTACATTTATTTGGATGAATTGAAGGTATCTTCTACCGAAGCCATTGATTCGGTGATGGTAAAAGAAGACGGCACATTCAGTTTCGAAGGCAATGTCAGCTACCCGACTTTCTTTCTTTTGCGTCTGAATCCGAATAACTTCGTAACTCTTTTGGTTGACTCGGCCGAACATGTAAATGTGGCCGGCGATGCAGCTAACTTCAGCCGCGAGTATTCGGTGACCGGATCTGAAGGTTCACTTTTCGTTCAGGAGCTCAACAAACATCTGAGCCGCACAAAACACCAATTGGATTCAATCCGCTCGCTACAGCTATCCTTCCGGAATGATGCAGAGTTTGCTGAGAAAAAGAAACAATGGGACCAGGAATACTACGAAGTAAGACAAAACCAGGTGGAATATTCACAGAAATTCGTTTCTGACCACCCCTTCTCAATGGCGAACGTATTGGCGCTCTACCAAAAATTCGACGACGATACTTACGTGATTCAGGATTTGCAGTCGCTGAAATTGGCGGCCTCTGCACTAAACTCATTTTACCCGGAATCGGAGCACGTAAAAGCACTTTACGGCAATACGCTGAAGTTGATGGCAGAGGAACGTGCTGCTAAAATGAAACAGATGATCCAGGAACAAGGGGTCAACAGCCCGGATATTGTTCTTCCGAATCCAGACGGAAAAGAAATTGCACTTAGTTCGTTGCGCGGGAAATATGTTCTGCTGCAATTCTGGTCGGCAATGGACCGCGGCAGCCGCATTGCAAACCCGGTATTGGTTGAACTTTACAAAAAATACAAATCAAAAGGCTTCGAAATCTACCAGGTATCGGTTGATGAAAACCGTTATGAATGGCTGGATGCGATCGACAAAGACAAGTTGACGTGGACCAACGTTGGCGACATGAAAGGAAGCAACCAGGCCGTAAGTAACTATAATGTTACCAACATCCCACTGAACTACCTCCTCGATAAGGACGGTGTGATTATTGCCCGCGACCTGAAAGGCCCGAACTTGGATCGGTTATTAGGAGAAATTTTAAATTAACAGTCTGACCAACAATTTCCTTTTGCAACAAAAGTTGAGTATTTGCACTTCGGAAATTATATCTTTGTCAGCGTTTTAGAAAAACAGGAATTTTGATCGACCAAGGGCGTAAAATATACTTCATTTCCGACGTACACCTGGGAGCGCCGGCGTTAAACAACAACGCAGAGCGTGAACGTCTGTTTGTCCAATGGCTGGACGAAATAAAAGACGACGCAGCTATGCTGTTTCTCATGGGCGACATCTTCGACTACTGGTTCGAATACAAAAAAGTTGTACCGCGCGGGTTCACCCGTTCCTTGGGGAAAATAGCGGAGATCGCCGATTCCGGCATCCCTGTTCACTTCTTTACAGGTAACCACGACATATGGGTGTTCGACTATTTACCGAGCGAATTGGGAATCCAGGTGCACTACACGGAGATGCATGTCACGCTGGGCAATAAGAAGTTCTTCCTGGCTCACGGCGATGGCTTGGATCCATTTGATACCGGCTACCATTTTCTGAAGAAGGTGTTCACCAACCGTTTCTTCCAATGGATGTTTGCACGACTTCATCCCAACTTCGGAATTAAGATTGCGCACGGCTGGTCGAAGAAAAGCCGGTTGGACAAAGGTATGGGTGACGAATTTAAAGGTCCGGAAAAGGAAGGCCTCTATGTTTTTGCCAATAGTGTCCTTGAAAAAGAAGAGTTTGACTATTTTATTTTCGGACATCGACATTTGTTGCTAGATTTGCCGATTGGAAATCACAGCCGTTACATCAATCTGGGTGACTGGATTAATCATTTCTCGTACGGTGTTTTTGATGGTGAAAAATTTGAATTAAAGAGATATAAAAAATAAGGATTTGCTGGTGCAGATTTGAAAGTTATGACAATGAAATTATACACTAAAATTATCGGAACAGGTCGTTGTATTCCGCCGAAAGTAGTCAAAAATGACTACTTCTTGGATTACGAGTTTTTCGACCCTTCCTCCAAAAAACTTTTCGACAAAACCAACGAAGAAATTGTCACGAAGTTTCAGGAAATTACCAATATTGTCGAACGCCGCTGGCTGGGCGACAACCAGATCAATTCGGATCTGGCAACGATGGCTGTGAAAGATGCCTGCGATTCGTCAGGTATTGATCCGGAAACGCTTGACTTCATTGTTTTTGCTCACAACTTTGGCGACATTCACCCAAACCAAACCTGCATCGATACGCTGCCGGGCTTGGCCAACCGTGTGAAAAAGAACCTCGACATCAAAAATCCGGGCTGTATTTGCCACGACGTGATTTCGGGTTGCCCGGGATGGACACAAGGGATGATCGTTGCTGACGCGTACATCCGAAGTGAAACTTTCAAACGCGGTGTGGTCATCGGTTCTGACACCCTTTCACGTGTTTCGGATCCGCACGACCGCGATAGCATGATCTTCTCGGATGGTGCCGGTGCAACCATTGTTGAAGGTATTTGGAGCGAAGAGCCGGTTGGTATTTTGGCGCACTCAAGCCGTTCGGATTGTAATCCGTATGTCAACTTGCTGACTTTCGGCAAATCACTGAATCCCGATTTTAAAGGTGAAGACCTCTACATTAAAATGGCCGGCCACAAACTTTACGTTTATGCGTTGAGCCATGTTCCGGGTGTTGTAAAAGCCAGCATCGACAAAGCAGGCCTGCACCTGAGCGACATCAAAAAGGTGTTGATTCACCAAGCCAACGAAAAAATGGACGAAGCCATTTTGAAGGGCGTATTCAAACTTTACGGCGAGAAAAATATCCCGAAAGGCATTATGCCAATGAGTATTGAAAAGTTGGGGAACTCGTCAACTGCAACTGTTCCGACCCTGCTCGACCTGATTGTAAAAGGTGACATGGAAGGCCAGGAAATCAACAAAGGTGATTACGTTATTCTTTGCTCTGTTGGAGCGGGAATGAACATCAATTCGATTGTATACAAGTGGGCCTAAGCTGTCCATTCATAAAATAAAAAAGAGGCTATCCAATCGGATAGCCTCTTTTGCTTTATATCTGTTTAGCGTCTTCCGCGGAAAGTCGGTTTTCGGCTACTGCGATTGCCATTGTTGTTGCTATTTCCACTACTAGTACCGTTATTGCTTCGATTACTATTATTGTTCCGGTTGTTGCCATGACTACCGTTACGATCGCGGTTTTGTCCACCTGAATTGGTACGCGGAGCACCGAAGTTACCGGATTTGTTTTTCTTTACCGGAGCTTTCACCACAAATTCTTCTTCCTCATCATCCGGGAAAGGATGATCTTCGATAACCGGAATTTGCTGGCTGATGAACCGCTGAATATCTCTCAGATAAGCACGTTCCTCAACATCGCAAAACGACATAGCCGAACCACTTGAAACCGCACGTCCGGTACGGCCAATCCGGTGCACGTAGGTTTCCGGAATGTTGGGCAAATCGAAATTGATAACCAGCGACAACTGATCGATATCGATACCACGAGCGGCAATATCGGTTGCCAGCAACACTTTAATCCGCCCGTCCTTGAAATTATTCAACGCGTTTTGGCGGGCATTTTGCGACTTGTTCCCATGAATAGCAGCCGATGCAATACCGGCCTTATCCAACGCACGAACGACTTTATCCGCACCGTGTTTGGTTCTTGTAAACACAATCACCGAGTCGTAACTCACCGTGTTCAGCAAATGAAGCAGCAGCTGCGGCTTCCATTTTTTACTCACAAAAAACAAGGATTGCTCCACGCGCTCGGCGGTCGTCTGCTCGGGTTTAATGACCACCTTCTCCGGGTTTACCCCCAAAATTTTGCCCGACAACTCAACAATAGCCGGAGGCATAGTTGCCGAAAAGAACAACGACTGGCGTTCGAAAGGCAACAAGCCGATTAATTTACGGATGTCGTGTATGAAACCCATGTCGAGCATGCGGTCTGCTTCATCCAAAACAAAATGGGCAATACTTTTCACGTTGATGAATCCTTGATCCATCAGGTCAAGTAGGCGTCCGGGGGTGGCAATCAAAATATCCACACCTCTGCGTAACGCTTGTACTTGTGGTTCTTGTTTAACCCCTCCGAATATAACGGCATTCCGAAGTCCCAGGTATTTCCCGTAGTTATCGAAACTCTCAGCTATCTGAATCGCCAACTCCCTTGTCGGTGTAACAACCAATGCCTTAACCTTACGCGGCCCCTTGCTTTGCGACCTGTTCAAATGAAGCTGTTGCAAAATAGGAATCGCGAACGCTGCCGTTTTACCAGTCCCGGTTTGGGCCGATGCCAGCAGGTCTTTTCCGTTAAGTAGTTTAGGTATTGATTGCTCCTGAATCGGAGTTGGATTAATGTAGCCCTCTTCGTCGAGTGCTTTTTTTATGGAATCACAGATTCCTAAATCGTTAAATGTCATCTAATAAATTAAGGCCGCAAAGATAACGGAATAAATTGAATATAACTTGTTTTTACCAAATGTAGGAAAAACAACAAGCTAGCGACCGCTCGAAAGCCAATTGTGAATAGCCCGGATTGAACGTAAATTCCAGATCAAACCGTTCATCAGCGAATCGGCATTCAGCTCAAAAATAGAAGTTAGGGAAGGCGAAAAATTGGCACCTTCCCCGCTTATAGCGTTTTATTCGGTCTCACCTGCGACATACTTTTTCAACCACTGATCCTGCTCCCAAAGCACGTGCAAAATACTTTCCTTGGCAGCATAGCCGTGACTTTCCTTGGGTAGCATCACCAATCGAACAGTTGCCCCGAGTCCTTTCAATGCATTGAAATAACGTTCGCTCTGCATGGGGTAAGTGCCGGAATTATTATCAGCCTCACCGTGAATCATCAGCAAGGGATATTTCATTTTATCGGCGTGCATAAACGGCGACATTTCATAATACACTTCAGGTGCTTCCCAGTAATTACGCTCTTCACCCTGGAAGCCAAACGGAGTCAGTGTCCGGTTGTAGGCACCGCTTCGGGCAATACCTGCCGCAAAAAGGTCGGAATGTGTCAGCAAATTGGCGACCATAAACGCGCCATAACTGTGTCCTCCAACTGCCACTTTTGTGCAGTCGATATAGCCCAGGCTGTCCACTGCATCGATTGCTGCCTTTGCATTAGATACCAATTGCTCAATATACGTATCATTCGGCTCCTCGTCTCCCTCTCCTACGATCGGGAACGACGCGTCGTCCAAAACAGCGTAACCTTTGGTCAGCCATAAAATCGGCGATCCGTAGTACGGGTAGGTAAATTCATTGGGATTGCTCGTCGTTTGCCCGGCACTGGCCCGGTCCTTAAACTCGCGCGGATATGCCCACATCAACATGGGTAATTTTTTACCACTTGCCCGATCATAACCGGCCGGTAAGTACAAGGTCCCGGAAAGCTCAAGCCCATCGGCCCGCTTGTATTTGATGACTTCCTTGTAAACTCCCTCAATACTTTTAAACGGATTCTGGAAGAAGGTAATTTGCTCCGGTTTGCTTGACTTCAGCCGACGGAAAAAGTAGTTTGGATATTCTGTTGGCGACTCAATGCGGACAACCAACCGTTTCAACGCCACATCGAAATCGAGAATACTCTCCACCTTGTCTTTTAGCTCCGATTGATACAGGCGTGTTGTTGTCTTCGTTTTCAAATTCACTTTATCCAGAAAAGGAAATTGTCCCTCGGCTGTATAACCAGCACCGGTTAAAAATGCATTGTCCTTATCCAATGCCAGAATTTCCCGATTGAATTGATTCCGATTGGTCACAAATCGTCCCGGATCGCTGTATACGTCCTGGTAGTTCCGATCGAACAACACGATCGGTTGCTGCGCCGCGTCAGAAGGATTGAACACATAAGTCTTCGTATTCCGGTTATTTCTCCAATAGTCGGTGGCAATAGCAAGCTGGTCATTGCCCCAGACAATTCCACTGTAACGGTTGATTGTTTTCAACAAGCTTTTCGCTTCGTCGGAAAAAGGAGCATCAAGCTCAAAAACTTCATCCCGAAATTCCACCTCTTTCTCAGGATCTCCACCATCCAACGCAACTGCATAAATTAAACTAGCCGGCTTGTCTGCCCGCCAGCTTAAATCGCGCATACCGGCTCGGCAAGCCATAAATCCCTGCGGCAGCTCTTCCAAAAGGGGAACTTCCAATACCGTCTTCACCAATTCTCCGTCGCTGGTATAAATTGTACTAATTTCAGGGAAACGACTGTAAGGAACGATGTAAGAAAATGGCTTTTCAACCCGACTTACAAGAACGTAACCGCCATCCGGTGAAAAACGAATATTATCATACATCGCTGTTGGCAACCACTTTGTTTCGGTACCATCCAAATCGACTTTTACAATTTCCGACAAAGCCAGTTGCTCGAAATTGAATTCATCATTCGGATTTTTCAGCAGATCCTGATAAGTGCGGTTTTGTGCTTTCTGCCCTTCATTTTCAGAAACCGTCGGTCCTGTTGGAACAACAAGCTTAGTATCGATCAATGGCTTCCGATCCGAGGGAACCGTTTTTAAAAGCAGCGCGTGGCTATCAGCAAACCAATTAATCACATCTCCCAAATTGGCATTCACCGGAAGTGTACTGAGCTGCTTCGCTGTTGCTGACTGAACATCCAACAACCAAAGCGTAACAACATCGTCGCCGGTATTGGTAAAAGCGATGTAGTGTTGATCCGGTGACCACACAAAATTTGTAAGGCGTGCATCCTCAGGCAGCCCCTCAACATCCCTGACCGCTTGATCCTTCCCGACTAAATGCTGAACTTTCAAATTATTGTAGTAGGTAACCCGACTTCCGATATTCGTTTTCGGATTAATGCGCAAGCCCGCTAAGCGCAATTCTTCTTCTGATAATTCTTTTATTGACTTGTAACTGTCGCGGTAACGAAATACAATCCATTCCCGTTCGTTGTCCATTGACACGAGAGGAGCCCGTGGAACATCAATCAAATCCAGAATTGCTTTGTCCGGTTTTTGATAACTTATATCTTCCTGTGCCTGAACCGCAACACAGAGAATCACAAAGAATAGTAGCAAAAATGTTTTCATTAATTATTGTTTTTTGAATTCATAGGATAATATCTTTTCAGAAATTGTCGCCTCTCAAAAGACCAAAACACGAATTAGACAACAACCAAAAAGCTAGATTGGACGAATCCTCACATAAATAAAGACACACTTTGCATGAAAAAGGGACAGATTTGTCAAAAAATTACCATCGAATTCTTTCAATTCCCTTTTCTGTCAGAAATTCGTTGGCTCTGCTGAAGTGTTTATTGCCGAAAAAACCACGGCTAGCCGATAGTGGCGAAGGGTGAACAGATGTCAATACCAGATGTTTGTTGCGGTCGATAAATTCCCCTTTCCGGATGGCATAGCTCCCCCATAAAATAAAGACAACATTCTCTTTGGTCTCGTTGATTCGATGAATTACAGCGTCGGTGAAATCTTCCCAGCCTTTTTTCTGATGCGAGCCTGCCTGATGTGCTCGAACTGTCAGCGTTGCGTTTAAAAGTAGAACGCCTTGTTTGGCCCAATCGGTGAGATTACCCGAAGCTGGAATCGGTTTATCCACATCTCCTTTCAACTCCTTAAAAATGTTGCGCAGGCTGGGAGGAAAGTCAACCCCGTCATTCACCGAAAAACAGAGTCCGTGCGCCTGCCCCGGTCCATGATAGGGATCTTGCCCGAGGATGACCACCTTCAACTGATCGAAGGAGCACTGATCAAAGGCATTGAAGATTAGCTTTGCCGGCGGATAAACCGTGTGCGAACGATACTCCTGATGCACAAACTCGGTGAGTTTTTCAAAATACGGTTTCTCAAATTCATCGGCTAGTACAGCCTTCCAGCTTTCTTCAATTTTAACATCCATGGGCTAATTGCTTGTTTATTGCGGTGCACTAAAATAAAAGATTTGTTTGGACGAGGCAAGCAATAGGTAGCCACAAGTAAAAAGCCTGAAGCGGCAAGAGATGCCATTGGTAGTCATAATTATTTGTAGTGTAGCGTTCTGTAAGCAACAAGCGACTAGTAACCAGCAACCAGAATCACTTCACTCTTCCGGGGTTCTTCTTCACAAAGTCTCCCCAGCCTTTGTATTCAGCTTTGGCGATTGGATTTTTCATTTGCAGGTAGTGACAAACGGCCACCGCTACCGCATCGGTCGCATCCAGCTCCGGCGGAAGGTTGTCAATCTTCATGGTGTTTTTCAGGAAATAGGCAACTTGCTCTTTGGCTGCCCGTCCCATACCGGTGATTGCCTGTTTCACCTTCAGCGGTGCGTATTCAAAAACAGGAATGTCGCGCTGCAGGGCGAGTCCCATCACGATTCCCTGCGCACGTCCCAGCTTCAACATAGCCTGAATATCCTTTCCGTAGAACGGTGATTCGATGGCCAGTTCATCCGGCAAATATTCCTCAATCAGGGCCTGTGTGCGAATAAAAATATGCTTCAGCCGGAGGTAGTGATTGTCGTAACCTTTTGTTTTGACAACCCCGACATGAAGGATTTTCGGTTTATTATCTTTCACCTCAATCAAGCCATAACCCATCACCACAGTACCCGGGTCTATTCCTAAAATACGTTTTCCTTCTAAACTCATGAATTACGATTTCGATTGTCGTAGAAGCCGCCACCCAAATGGTAAACGGAGACGGACTTGCTGAATGACAATTCCTAAAAGTATAAAACTTAAACCAATAAACGTGGTTGCATAGA harbors:
- a CDS encoding 3-oxoacyl-ACP synthase III family protein is translated as MKLYTKIIGTGRCIPPKVVKNDYFLDYEFFDPSSKKLFDKTNEEIVTKFQEITNIVERRWLGDNQINSDLATMAVKDACDSSGIDPETLDFIVFAHNFGDIHPNQTCIDTLPGLANRVKKNLDIKNPGCICHDVISGCPGWTQGMIVADAYIRSETFKRGVVIGSDTLSRVSDPHDRDSMIFSDGAGATIVEGIWSEEPVGILAHSSRSDCNPYVNLLTFGKSLNPDFKGEDLYIKMAGHKLYVYALSHVPGVVKASIDKAGLHLSDIKKVLIHQANEKMDEAILKGVFKLYGEKNIPKGIMPMSIEKLGNSSTATVPTLLDLIVKGDMEGQEINKGDYVILCSVGAGMNINSIVYKWA
- a CDS encoding alpha/beta hydrolase family protein; translated protein: MKTFLLLFFVILCVAVQAQEDISYQKPDKAILDLIDVPRAPLVSMDNEREWIVFRYRDSYKSIKELSEEELRLAGLRINPKTNIGSRVTYYNNLKVQHLVGKDQAVRDVEGLPEDARLTNFVWSPDQHYIAFTNTGDDVVTLWLLDVQSATAKQLSTLPVNANLGDVINWFADSHALLLKTVPSDRKPLIDTKLVVPTGPTVSENEGQKAQNRTYQDLLKNPNDEFNFEQLALSEIVKVDLDGTETKWLPTAMYDNIRFSPDGGYVLVSRVEKPFSYIVPYSRFPEISTIYTSDGELVKTVLEVPLLEELPQGFMACRAGMRDLSWRADKPASLIYAVALDGGDPEKEVEFRDEVFELDAPFSDEAKSLLKTINRYSGIVWGNDQLAIATDYWRNNRNTKTYVFNPSDAAQQPIVLFDRNYQDVYSDPGRFVTNRNQFNREILALDKDNAFLTGAGYTAEGQFPFLDKVNLKTKTTTRLYQSELKDKVESILDFDVALKRLVVRIESPTEYPNYFFRRLKSSKPEQITFFQNPFKSIEGVYKEVIKYKRADGLELSGTLYLPAGYDRASGKKLPMLMWAYPREFKDRASAGQTTSNPNEFTYPYYGSPILWLTKGYAVLDDASFPIVGEGDEEPNDTYIEQLVSNAKAAIDAVDSLGYIDCTKVAVGGHSYGAFMVANLLTHSDLFAAGIARSGAYNRTLTPFGFQGEERNYWEAPEVYYEMSPFMHADKMKYPLLMIHGEADNNSGTYPMQSERYFNALKGLGATVRLVMLPKESHGYAAKESILHVLWEQDQWLKKYVAGETE
- a CDS encoding TlpA disulfide reductase family protein; the encoded protein is MRKFGILLLVLATAIVACNDASQYKIQGKISNADGNYIYLDELKVSSTEAIDSVMVKEDGTFSFEGNVSYPTFFLLRLNPNNFVTLLVDSAEHVNVAGDAANFSREYSVTGSEGSLFVQELNKHLSRTKHQLDSIRSLQLSFRNDAEFAEKKKQWDQEYYEVRQNQVEYSQKFVSDHPFSMANVLALYQKFDDDTYVIQDLQSLKLAASALNSFYPESEHVKALYGNTLKLMAEERAAKMKQMIQEQGVNSPDIVLPNPDGKEIALSSLRGKYVLLQFWSAMDRGSRIANPVLVELYKKYKSKGFEIYQVSVDENRYEWLDAIDKDKLTWTNVGDMKGSNQAVSNYNVTNIPLNYLLDKDGVIIARDLKGPNLDRLLGEILN
- the ung gene encoding uracil-DNA glycosylase, with translation MDVKIEESWKAVLADEFEKPYFEKLTEFVHQEYRSHTVYPPAKLIFNAFDQCSFDQLKVVILGQDPYHGPGQAHGLCFSVNDGVDFPPSLRNIFKELKGDVDKPIPASGNLTDWAKQGVLLLNATLTVRAHQAGSHQKKGWEDFTDAVIHRINETKENVVFILWGSYAIRKGEFIDRNKHLVLTSVHPSPLSASRGFFGNKHFSRANEFLTEKGIERIRW
- a CDS encoding UDP-2,3-diacylglucosamine diphosphatase, with the protein product MIDQGRKIYFISDVHLGAPALNNNAERERLFVQWLDEIKDDAAMLFLMGDIFDYWFEYKKVVPRGFTRSLGKIAEIADSGIPVHFFTGNHDIWVFDYLPSELGIQVHYTEMHVTLGNKKFFLAHGDGLDPFDTGYHFLKKVFTNRFFQWMFARLHPNFGIKIAHGWSKKSRLDKGMGDEFKGPEKEGLYVFANSVLEKEEFDYFIFGHRHLLLDLPIGNHSRYINLGDWINHFSYGVFDGEKFELKRYKK
- a CDS encoding bifunctional riboflavin kinase/FAD synthetase — encoded protein: MKIYRDINDFHVENPILTIGSFDGVHLGHFKIINRLKEIAKQNNGESVIFTFYPHPRLVLFPDERNLRLLTTLHEKIRLFERAGIDHLIIFPFTKEFSQLSYSEFVRQVLVEKLKIKTLVVGYDHKFGKNREGSYEMLQGLSQEFNFQLEKLDVLLMDDVNISSTKIRDALQEGNVKRANKYLGYPYTLHGHVVEGQKLGRKIQFPTANIEASDPNKLIPGFGVYAVYVNVGAVKHQGMLNIGIRPTVNHNADHRSIEVHIIGFEGDLYYKEIELEFVARIREEKKFSSIDELRAQLEEDKQVVVQTLADSQQ
- the ruvC gene encoding crossover junction endodeoxyribonuclease RuvC — translated: MSLEGKRILGIDPGTVVMGYGLIEVKDNKPKILHVGVVKTKGYDNHYLRLKHIFIRTQALIEEYLPDELAIESPFYGKDIQAMLKLGRAQGIVMGLALQRDIPVFEYAPLKVKQAITGMGRAAKEQVAYFLKNTMKIDNLPPELDATDAVAVAVCHYLQMKNPIAKAEYKGWGDFVKKNPGRVK
- the ahcY gene encoding adenosylhomocysteinase — translated: MTTVTETRLDYKVADISLADFGRKEIEIAEKEMPGLMSIRKKYSTEKPLKGARVMGSLHMTIQTAVLIETLVELGAEVRWASCNIFSTQDHAAAAIAAAGVPVFAWKGETLAEYWWCTEKALDFGNGLGPNLIVDDGGDATIMIHRGVDAEKDPSILDVAVEAEDEIQLNKALKRILAETPTRWTEAAKEIRGVSEETTTGVHRLYQMMEEGKLLFPAINVNDSVTKSKFDNLYGCRESLADGIKRATDVMIAGKVVVVAGYGDVGKGCARSMRGYGARVIVTEIDPICALQAAMEGFEVKTMEDALAEGNIYVTTTGNKDIITAEHMAAMKDQAIVCNIGHFDNEIQVSRLERWAGIVKTNIKPQVDKYTYEDGRSIYLLAEGRLVNLGCATGHPSFVMSNSFTNQTLAQIELWRNDYELDVYRLPKHLDEEVARLHLEQLGVKLTKLSKDQASYLGVPQEGPYKPDHYRY
- a CDS encoding DEAD/DEAH box helicase, encoding MTFNDLGICDSIKKALDEEGYINPTPIQEQSIPKLLNGKDLLASAQTGTGKTAAFAIPILQQLHLNRSQSKGPRKVKALVVTPTRELAIQIAESFDNYGKYLGLRNAVIFGGVKQEPQVQALRRGVDILIATPGRLLDLMDQGFINVKSIAHFVLDEADRMLDMGFIHDIRKLIGLLPFERQSLFFSATMPPAIVELSGKILGVNPEKVVIKPEQTTAERVEQSLFFVSKKWKPQLLLHLLNTVSYDSVIVFTRTKHGADKVVRALDKAGIASAAIHGNKSQNARQNALNNFKDGRIKVLLATDIAARGIDIDQLSLVINFDLPNIPETYVHRIGRTGRAVSSGSAMSFCDVEERAYLRDIQRFISQQIPVIEDHPFPDDEEEEFVVKAPVKKNKSGNFGAPRTNSGGQNRDRNGSHGNNRNNNSNRSNNGTSSGNSNNNGNRSSRKPTFRGRR